The segment CCATTGCGCCAGAGTCTGGGCATGGTGCAAAGCCTGCTGCAATTAGCCGGACTCGACTGGCCGGCGCCCGATCACTCCACCGTATGCCGTCGCCAGCGCACCTTGCAGGTCAAGATCGGCTATCGCCGCAGCAACGGCCCACTGCACCTGCTGGTCGACAGCACCGGCATCCAGTTTCTCGGCGAAGGCGAATGGAAACGCAAAAAGCACGGTGCCGAATATCGTCGCCAGTGGCGCAAGGTACACCTTGGTATCGATGCTGAAACGCTGGAAATTCGCGCCATCGAGGTGACGGGCAATGGTGTGGGAGATGCATCGATACTGTCGGAGCTGTTGATGCAGCTGCCGGCGGATGAACCCGTTGCCACGGTGACGCTGGATGGCGCGTATGACACCCAGGGCAGTTACGCAGCGCTACTTGAACGGGGAATCATGCCCGTGATTCCGCCGCGCAAGAACGCCAAGGTGTGGAAGTCGAAAATTGTCGGCAGCGAGGTGCGCAATGCAGCGATTGCGGCATGCAAGCGTGTGGGCCGTCGAATCTGGAAACGCTGGAGCGGCTATCACCGCCGCAGTCTGGTGGAAACGAAGATGCACTGTTTCAAGCGGTTGGGTAGCCGGGTGATGGCGCGCACCTTTGACTGACAGGTGGCGGAACTTCAGGTGCGTGCAGCGCTGTTGAGAGGTTAGGTATGGAAACAAAAATTAATTTTCACTCTCTAGAACATTTTAACTTTATTAAACAGAATGTGTTGGATGTGATAAATTTTACTCGGGGTGAAGATGTAGCAATATTGCGAAGCAAAAATTGGATTTACGCAACTCTTGATGATAAACAAATCCTTGATGAAGATGCGAGAAATTTGGCGTGTGCATTAAGTGGAATAGATTGCGATGTTGCATATTTTGGTTGGATTTGTGAATTTGAGAAGGAAAAAAATTTTGATATATATAAGTTTCAGGTTGATTGTGAATCGATTGTAAGTATTCAAAGGCCGGAATCTCCTCTCGATAATATGGCTAGTGTTGTTTTTGGAAGGTATCCGTTAAGATTTTGTATCGTTAGGCCAGATACATTTGATAAGTTGCTTTATGTTGTGGGTGAGGAGAGTTTTGTGCAAAGGTGTTGCGGAGCACCTGGCTGGAAAATATTCAATAATGTTACGAGTAGATAGGTGTCTGGTTTCGTGGAGCCTGTCAGAATTTCTTGTGATATGAGGTCATGAGATGATACGGCTTTGTTGCACAAATCCGCCCAGGCCCAGGCTTGGTAGAATGATGGCATGGCCAAGCCCGTCCCTACGAAGTACAAAACCACCAATTGGTCAGCCTACAACCGCGCCCTGATCCAGCGCGGTTCCTTCTCTGTTTGACTGGATCGAGACCTGGCCTGGCAGGCCAAGCCCCAGGGCAAGCTCGGGCGGGCGCAAACCTATAGCGACGCTGCCATCCAGTTCTGCCTGACCATCAAATGCCTGTTCGGCTTAGCGCTCAGGCAGTCCATCGGCTTCGTGCAAAGCCTGCTCAAACTCGCGGGCCTCGGCTGGACGGCTCCAGACTACAGTACGGTATGCCGCCGCCAGAAAACGCTACAGGTCAACATCCCTTATCGCCACAGCCACAGCCACAGCCACAGCCACAGCCACTGGATGAGCCCCCTGAAACATAGGACACCGATTCCCGCTTAGAATAAGGGATAGGTTCAAGGCTATGTTTATGACTAACACCAACAACAAGACAGACGTACTCGGACCCGAGCGCCGCCGCCGCTGGAGCATCGAGGAGAAGCAGGCCATTGTGGCCGAAAGCTTCATGCCCGGCCAGTCGGTTTCCCTCGTGGCCCGTCGTCATGGGCTCAATCCCAATCAGCTCTTCAAGTGGCGCAAACTTTATCAGGAGGGCAGTCTATCGGCGATTGCCGCGGGTGAAGAAGTCGTGCCGGCCTCCGAGTTGGCGTCAGCCATCAAGCAAATACGCGAACTACAGCGACTCCTCGGCAAGAAGACGATGGAGAACGAAATCCTCAAAGAAGCCGTGGACATCGCTCGCACAAAAAAGTGGATTGCGCGCTCACCCTTATTGCCGGGGGAAGACCAGTAGCCCCGGTCTGCACTTCGCTCGGGTTGGCGCGCTCGAACGTGATTCGCCGTGCGTCGCGTCCTGTTGATTGGCGCGATGGTCGTTCTTGTCGATCGACCGATGATAGCGAGTTGGTCAAAGAGATCCAGACCGCCATTTCGCCGTTGCCCAGCTACGGCTACCGCCGGACGTGGGGATTGATTCGGCGACAGCGAGAGGCCGGTAACTTGCCACCGGTCAACGTGAAGCGCATTTATCGCATCATGCGTCAGCATGGTCTGCTGCTCCAGCGGCGGCTCAAACAACCGGGTATCCCGCGCAGGCATGAGGGGCGCGTTGCTGTGACCACCAGTAATCGCCGCTGGTGCTCGGACGGCTTCGAGTTTCGCTGTGATAATGGCGAAAAGCTGCGCGTCGTCTTTGCGGAGGACTGCTGCGACCGTGAAATCATCAGTTGGACAGCCTCGACCGGTGGCTACACGGGTGACATGGTTCGAGACGTTATGTTGGAAGCGGTGGAAAAGCGCGGCATTCAGTTGGGTATTTCGCCGGAGGTGGAATGGCTGAGCGACAATGGTTCGAGTTATATTGCCGCCGATACTCGGCGGTTTGCGCGAGAAATCGGCCTCAAGCCGGTAACCACGCCGGTCTGCAGCCCGCAGAGTAACGGCATGGCGGAAAGCATGGTCAAGACGCTGAAGCGAGACTACGTCGGCCATATGCCGAAACCGGACGCCCATACGGCTTACCGGAATCTGGCGATGGCTATTGAGCATTACAACGAGTTTCATCCGCACCGCGCGTTGAAATACCGATCTCCACGAGAGTTTCGACGCCTGGCGGTTTCATCAACTTAAGCGTTGGTCGGTGTCCTGTTATACGGGGGTAAATCCAGCCACAGCCACAGCCACAGCCACAGCCACAGCCACAGCCACAGCCAGGGCGCTTTGCATCTGTTGGTGGATAGCACTGGCATCAAGATGCTGGGCGAAGGCGAATGGAAAACCAAGAAACATGGCGCGGAATACCGCCGCCAATGGCGCAAAGTGCATCTGGGCATCGACGCAGAAACCTTGGAAATTCGGGCCATTGAGGTCACCGACAACCGACAGGGGGATGCACAGATGCTGCCATCCCTACTGCAACAAATCCCGCCCAATGAACCCGTTGCCAGCGTCAGCGGCGATGGCGCTTACGACACCAAGACCTGCCATGAAGCCATTGCCGCACGCGGCGCCGATGCGCGCATCCCCACCCGCAAGAATGGCAGGCCATGGAAAGGGACATCGCCGGGCGTGTTGGCGCGCAATGAGATTCTCCGAGCCACGAAACGGCTGGGCCGGGCGATCTGGAAGCGCTGGAGCGGCTACCACCGCCGCAGCCTGGTGGAAACCAAGATGCGCTGTTTCAAACGGCTGGGTGAACGAGTGATGGCCAGAGACTTCGACCGCCAGGTGGCGGAGCTGCAAGTGCGCGCCGCCATTCTGAATCGCTTCAGCGTGCTTGGCCGACCGCAAACGGTGGCTATGGCATAAATCTGCCTAGGGAAAGGGGAAGCTCAATCCTCGGCCGATTTATGCAACAAAGCCCTAGCTATCCAAAGTGGTGGTAGTGGTATCTGATATTTTTGCAGCAAAGAAATACCTTCTCATTCGATATGAATAAATTATATGATTTATATAACCTCATGTGGGTACACAAAAACGGGATGACCAGCTCCCATTGCCTGCACCGTTGGGAATTCTCTGACCACGCACCGGCTGACCAACGACTTCGACCAGGCGAAAGTGCAGAACGCGCTGGACGTGACCATGGCCTTCCAGCAGCAGGCCAGCACCTTCGTGGCGAACCAGATCGCCAAGGAAAAGACCCGCAGCTGAACCTGGAAAAAGCGCTGGCCGATGGATTCAAGGCATACTCAACCTAACTATGGCGCATTGGGCGGGAATTCACCATTCACCCTATTGTCCGGTACGAAGATTGACCGTTTTGGGTCTGACTTTGGTAGCTTTTTGTCGCCAACAGGTACGTCATACGGGGAAAGAGCATTGAGGCCGGGGACCTTGCGAGCACCATATTCAGTATTTGAAGTTACATCGCGGCTTGAAGTTGAAGCCGGGACTATAGCCCCATGGTTTGGTGAGGTGGGGATGGGGACGCAGTACAAGCTCCTTGGTGATTCTCGGGTAAAGGACTTGCTGTCTAGCGGACAACTAAAGCAAATATATAGGGGGCCATTAAATGGATATAACCACTAGACTAAAACTTATACGTACCTTGCAGGCGGCGGGAGTTCGACCCAGTTCCTACAGTGTATTTGGCCCTGAAGATATGGCGCTCTGCTTAGAAGACTCTGGTAATGGTTGGGAGGTTTTCTACTTTGAACGTGGCGGAAAGACCTTCTCTAAAAAATTTCAAACTGAAGCCGAGGCGTGTACTTACATGTACCACGAGCTAATAAGGGATAAAACAGCTTTTATGTAGGTGATAAGTAAAAATTGGCTAGCTTAAAATAGCTGGCCAATTCATTTTTTCCAAAAACGGCAGGGCTTATCGGGCGCAATGTATGGGTTGATGCAAGTGAAATTCGGTGGTCGCAGGAAAGCGTCAGTTATGCAAAGCCTGAAAATGCATACCGCATTCAATACAATCTTGATACCGCATCGGCGCAGTTCAAGGCGTACGCTAATGCTATACATGTCCAGTCCCGGACGATTGCTAACGCACTTTTTGAATAATTCAGGGCGCTGTTTTTGCCACTCCTTCATGGCCTGAATCGATGTTCGATGTTGCAGCGCCAATTGCGGTAAGTGCTGATTGTAGAGCAGTACATAGCGCTCCAGCGTCTCGGCCAAGTCCTTGCCGGATTCGAAGCGGTGCGTCGCCAGCACGTCGCTGATCCGGCCGTTAAAGCGTTCTACCATCCCGTTGGTTTGCGGGGGGCGCGGTTTGGTCAATCGGTGCTCAATCCCGAGCGCAGTGCACAGCAGATCGAATTCGTGTTCACCACTCGGTTGCTTTTGCTTGGTGAACAGCCGGTCGGTGAACTCACTGCCGTTGTCGGTCAGGATCGTTCGGATATGGCACGGCACCGCCCTTTGCAGGGCGGTTAGAAACGCTCTGGCGGTATGGGCCGTCTTGTTCGACTTAATCTGCACAAAGACCCAGCGTGTGGCGCGGTCGATCGCAACGAACAAGTCGCGGCGGGATGTTTCGTCCGGCATCTGCGGTAAGTATTTGACGTCGATGCGAAAGGAACCCGGATCGTACGCCTTGAATGGCTTGCTGAGGCGGTTGGCCGGCGCGGACGAGGGCTCTAGATCACGCAGGTTGCCTACGCCGTGGCGACGTAAGCAGCGGTCCAGCCCGGAGCGGGAAACGTCGGGATTCAGGAACTCGTGCACGACGACCAGCAGGTCATCCAGGCCGAGCTTGAACAACTTGCGCAGTTCGACCGCGATGTGCTCCTGGGCCGGTGTCAGCCGGGTTTGCAGCCGATGGGCCGTGTGCGAGCGGTCTTCAACAGAGTCACGATTCCGCCACTTGATGATGGTGGGGATGCTGACGTTGAAGCGTGCCGCCAGTTCGGCCAAGGTGCCGGTTGCGTTGCGAATTTCCTCGCGGATAACCGGCGTTGTGCGGGCTTGTTTGTGCAGTTTGACGATCATTGTTGTTGCTGTTGTAGGGCGTGCAGAAGCCTACCCATACCTTCCCGGGCGATGGCAAGTTTCTCAAAGCGTTTGCTTATATGATCATCCGGGATGCGACAGCTAAGCCCGGTATTGGAGTTTGATGCCCATGGAAATGAGATCATGTATCGTACGATGTCGGAAAGACAGTTTGAACAATTCTCAAGAACTGGCAAATTGCCCCCTACTACGGAAACATCAATATCACCCTCTGTAGCCTATTCGTCGAAATATGACGGTGTGACGGTCAAAATTACGGTGACACCAGGAACATCAGCTCAGCTCCAAGAAGTTGGTATAGCGGCAAATAAACCAGCCAAAATTCAGTTCCCCACCATGTCAACGCAGACAGGGCCATGGATGCAGTCTAATGCGCGTTTTAAGGTGGAGGGCGGTCAGATGACGACACAGCTTGGACAAGGCAGAGCGATTGATATATTTAATAAGAATATTGTGGACTTTGAACTAATTCATAAATGAGGTTGCTAATGCTGCTTAACTTGGAAAAATCAGGTGTGCCAATGAAAAGGATATACCTGCTTTCAGAAGAGCTAAAGAATGATCCTGAGCAAATTGCTTTAGCACAGGCGTTGACGATGAATACTTCTAGACCGACGTTGGGTCTTAAAGGCACATATGGGCTTTTTGGATCGCATGAATGGTGGGAAAACATTGAACAGCATAAAATTCCGCTGCTGTTTGTTTCCGGCATCGTTCTCCGCGTGTATATCGCCGGTCAGGATGGCTATGAAAACAACACTGTTGATTTGCTGATGGAAGATGGTTCTGTGCGTGATGCTGGAATCTACGTCAATGATAATAGGGATATTCCTCTCGTTCGTGTTGGTTGTCGAGTGGAGCTTGTCTATGTCCTTGATGAGCTGAAAAAACAGCCTGCGCCAAATGGTGGAGTAAATTACTCCAAAATTGCGCTGGAAATGGCAGTATCATCGCAGCCGGTCGAGACGTTATCAGCCAGGTAGAGTTGGCTGGCCGGAGGTCATGCCCGCGTGTTGAGTGGGCGGCATCCGTCTGATCGTGGTTGGAGATGCGCCGATTGTCGATTCTGAGCTCGTCTAGGCTCTGTTTGCTAAGGCCCTCAAATATCGTCGTATCATTGATCTGCCCCCGCCAGCCATACCAGCAATCAGGAGAGAAGTCCCAGGTTTGCATGGTGGTGGAACCTGCTGATCTTTGGCTTGCTACTTGTGCCTGGCGATGGCGTGCCGCAAATTCCGCAGGCGGTATCCGGCCAATCGATCCATGGGGACGGACTTGATTGTCCATCGTCCCGCCACGCGGAGATGATCTGCCTGGCCTCCGCCAGCGAATCAAAGACATGCTCGTTCAGGCATTCGTCGCGGAGTCTGGCATTGAAGCTTTCGATGTAACCATTCTGCATCGGCCGCCCTGGTTGAATCAGGATGTGGCGGATGCCGCGGCTTTGCGCCCAGCCCATGAATGCCCGACTGGTGAACTCTGGCCCATTGTCCGTCCGGATCGCTGACGGATAGCCGCGAAATTGCGCCGCCTGATCCAGCATCCGCGTGACGTATTGACCGGACATCGAGAAATCCACCGCAATCTGCACCGCTTCGTGGCTGAAGTCATCGGCGACCGTCAGGCATTTCAAGCGCCGACTACTGGCTAACTGGTCGCTGACAAAATCCATGCTCCACACCTCATTCCACTGCGTAGTGGCTTGCAGCGGCGTGCGCACGCCGGTCAGCTTGCGCCGACGGTTACGCCGTCTAACCGCCAGACCTTGTTCGCGATACAAGCGGGACACCCGCTTGGGGTTGATGCCCGGAAACTCGATGCGCAATAGGTCATGCACCCGCCGATAGCCAAAGCGGCGGCGCGTGTGGGCGATATCGATGATGCGCGCGGTCAGCCGATGCGTGAATGCATCGGTTTGCGGCGGATGTCGCCAGGCGTCTCGGGAAAGCCCCACAAGCCGGCAAGCGCGGCGTTCCGACAATGCCAGTCCGCTGCTCAGCATGAGGCGGATGGCCTGCCGCTTGGCTTGCGGGGCTAGCGCTTTACCCCGAAGGCGACCTTGAGGGCTTCGATATCGAGGTGGGCTTCGGCCAACAATTTCTTGAGCCGGGCATTCTCGGCTTCCAGATCGCGAGCGCGCTGCAATTCCGCGACGTTCATGCCGCCGTATTTGCTTCGCCATTTGTAGAAGGTGGCTTCAGAGAAGCCTCCCTGGCGGCAAACCTCCTTGATAGCCATGCCGAGTTCGGCCTGCTTGAGAAAGCCGATGATCTGCTCTTCGGTGTATCTGCTCTTCTTCATATCCGTCATTTTCCTTCAAGTGACGGACTTCTCTCTACTTTTGATTGGTAGGGACTGAGGGGAGCAGATCAAAAAACATGAATTAATAGTGAGAAACAGGGGGGGCGGAAGGAAGATTTTGTATATTCTGCCTTATTTTATGTTCTCTGCATTTTTGACTAGGTCATTATGTCCTAGGTGCTAGGGCATAATGACCTAGTCTTAGATTGTTGTTTTTTTGCTAATTTCCACTAAAGAACGAATAATATATTTCTAGGGCGATTTTCTTTTAAATTTATAAAAAAAGCCAAGGGGATGAGGAAGTAGATGGTTTTAACTGGTGAAAGGGAAAATTAAACGGAGCATAACCTGTAGTGGTTATGCTCCGTTTTGGTGCGTATTTCACTATATGCACAATGTTTTCAGTTGCTTAGGAAACCTACACGTACTATTTCCCCACAGCCCCCTCGAACTTCATCGCCACCGAGTTGATGCAGTAGCGCTCGCCGGTGGGTTCGGGGCCGTCGGGAAATACATGTCCCAGGTGGGCGTCGCAGCGTGCGCAGCGCACTTCGGTGCGAACCATGCCGTGGGAGCGGTCCTCGATGCGCACGGTGGCGCCGCTCAGGGCCTCTTCCCAGAAGCTCGGCCAGCCGCAGCCCGCGTCGAACTTGCTGTCCGAGCGGAACAGCAGGGCGTCGCAGCACACGCAGCGGTAATCGCCCCTGTCGTTGCGGTAGTAGAGTTCGCCGCTGAACGGACGTTCGGTGCCCGCCTCGCGGGTGACGCGATAGACTTCCGGCGGCAGTTCCGCGCGCCATTGCTCCTTGCTTTTGGTGACCTTGTCGCTCATCGCCGGATCCTCACAGTTCGTCAAGGCTTTCGGCCAGGTGCGATTCATCGCCCCAGCGCTCCAGACGCCAGCTTCCATTGGCGTATTCCAGCCAGTTCAGCGCGGCGTTGGGGATGGTGAAATCCCGTTTTTTGCTCAATTCCATGCCGGTCGCCAGGCGGTAGGCGATGTCGAGCACGCCGCCGTGGCAGACGATGAACAGCGTCTGGCCGGGGTGTTGGCGGGCGCAGGCATGCATGAAGCCGGTCACGCGCGCCTGAAAGGCGAGCAGGCTTTCACCGTTTTCCGGGGTGAAGTCCGGCTCGCGCCTGGCGTAGCGGGCATAGGCCTCGGGATGGCGTTCGGCCGCTTCTTCGTAGGTCAGTCCCTGGAACAGCCCGAAGTGCCGCTCGCGCAATGCCGGCGCGGTGTTGAGCGGCAGGTTCTGCCACTGGGCGACCGGGCGGGCGGTGGCCAGCGCCCGCGAAAGGTCGCTGCTGTAAACGGCGTCGAAGGACAGGCCTTGGTGCCGCAGCGTGCGGGCGAGGCGTTCGGCCTGCTCTTCGCCCGTGATGTTGAGCGGAATGTCGGTCTGGCCCTGCAGGCGGCGTTCGGCGTTCCAGGCGGTTTCCCCGTGGCGCACCATGCAGACGCGCACCTTCTGTCTGTCGTTCATCACAAAATTCCTACGCCGGAAATTTCCCGGGCCAGATTGGCCGCGGTGTTGTCGGTCATGGCGCCGACGAAGTCCAGCACCCGCATGTAAGCGAGGTAGCGGCTGCCGTCGGGCACCAGATCATGGTTCATCAGGTCCAGCGCGAGGCGCTGGCGGTGGGTGAGGGCGCCCGGCCCGTTGGTTTCCAGCGCCGCCACGGCGGGCACCAGCGCGTCGAGCAGGGTGGCGAGGCACGGATAGGCCGCCAATTCCGTCACCAGCTTGTTGCGGTGACGGTAAACCTTGTTGCTCGCCAGCTCCTTCGCGTTGAGGAGCGCCCGCTGGATCGCCGGTTCGCACACATTGATCAGGTCCTTGGCCGGAAACGCGCCGGCCAGCAGCGAGTCGTGATGCAGCATGAACTTGTCGGCGACCTCGGTCACGCAGCGGCCGACCGCGATGCCGCGCAGCATCGCGCATTTTTGCTTGATATCGTGGATGGACCAGACCCGTTCGTATTCGGCGAAGCCGGCGAACAGCGCTTCGAACTCCTTGACGTCGAGGATGCCGATTTCCACCGCGTCCTCAAGGTCCAGGATGGCGTAACAGATATCGTCCGCCGCCTCCATCAGATAAGACAGGGGGTGACGCGCCCAGACAGTTTCACCCTTGCGGATCAGCCCCAGTTCGTCCGCCACGGCGCGGAAGTAGGGCAGCTCCGTCTGGTAGATATTGAACTTGTCGCGCTCGCGGGCTTCGTCCTTATCGGAGGTCCAGGGGTATTTGAGCAGGCAGCCCAGCGCCGCCGACGTGAGCCGCATGCCGCCTTCGCGCACGTACATTTCGAGCGTGGCGAGCATGCGCAGGCCATGGGCGTTGCCCTCGTAGGTTTCGATGTCGCGCCGTTCCGCGAGGCCAAGGCCGTCGAGCCAGTGCCGGTTGCGTTCGGCGCGGAACCAGTCGCGCAGCGCGTATTCCCCCGTGTGTCCGAAGGGCGGGTTGCCGATGTCGTGTGCCAGGCAGGCGACCTGGACCGCCGCGCCGATGTCGTGGGCCGTGTAGCCCGCGGGCAGGAGGCCCGCGTGCTGCATCATGGTGCCGACCCGGTTGCCCAGGCTGCGGCCGACACTCGCGACTTCGACGCTGTGGGTCAGCCGGTTGTGCGTGTGGTCGTTCTGCGCCAGCGGATGCACCTGGGTCTTGCGCCCCAGACGGCGAAACGCGCTGGAAAACACCACCCTGTCGTGGTCGATATGAAAATCCGTGCGCAGCCCCGGCATGCCTTCCTCGGTGGCGGGCGTGCGGGTCGGCATGACCTCGCCGTCGCGCACCTTGAAACGGCGGCTGGAGAGCAGGTCGCTCCATTGCATGGGGTTCTTGGCGCTCATTGAGTCGGCTGGCGATGATGTGGACGGTTCCATCATAAGGCAATTCGCTCGTGAAATGGGTATTATGGAAATGTCTATCGTTCCGGATTCCCGCTTTTCATGACCACTGCCGAACGCCTTTTGTTCCTGCTCAAGACCCGTGGTCCGGAGTCCGCCCAGATCCTGGCAAAGATTCTCGGTCTTACCGCGATGGGTGTGCGCAAGCAACTGTTGCTGCTCGAAGAGAAAGGCCTCGTGGCGTCCGCCGACGAGCGCCGCGGCCCCGGGCGGCCGACCCGCATCTGGAGCCTTTCCGCGCAAGGGCAGCGGCGTTTCCCCGACCGGCACGCGGATCTGGCCGTCGACCTGTTGCGGCAACTGCGCGCCGAATTCGGCGAAGAGGGCGTGGCTCGGCTGGTGTCGGCCCGCGAGCGCCAGGCCGAATGCACGGCCCGCGAGGCGCTGACGGGCGCCGCCGATGTGGAGGACAAACTGGGGCGTCTGGCCGCGTGGCGCCATGCCGACGGGTACATGGCGCATGTGGAGCGCGAAGCGGACGGCTCATGGCAGCTGGTCGAGCACCACTGCCCGGTCGCGGCGGCGGCCGGCGAGTGCGGTCGGTTGTGCGAATCGGAACTGGCGTTGTTCCGGCGGCTGCTGGGTGAGGGGGTCGAGATCGACCGGACCGAACACCTGATGGCCGGCGGCCGTTCGTGCCGCTACCGCGTGGTCGTCAAGGTTTAGTCACCGAATGCGTTTGGGCATCCGCTCTTCTTCATTACCGTCATTCTCTCTTCAGCGACGGATCCGCCCTGCTTTTGACGGGTAGAGGGGCGCACACCGTCTTCGACGCTCGACACGAAAACCGCTGGCCATACAGAAAGATCGTCATGCCCAAGCCCTCCGCAACACTTGGCAAGATGCCTGCCGGCATCTGGATACTCGGTTTTGTGAGCATGCTGATGGACATCTCCTCCGAAATGATCCATAGCCTGCTTCCTCTTTTCATGGTGGGCACATTGGGCGCGAGCGCCTTCATGGTCGGCCTGATCGAAGGGTTCGCCGAGGCCACCGCGCTGATCGTCAAGGTGTTTTCAGGGGCGCTGAGCGACTACCTGGGCAAACGCAAGGGTCTGGCGGTCTTCGGCTATGCGTTGGGCGTGTTGGCCAAGCCGCTCTTCGCGGCGGCTCCCGGCATCGGCATCGTCTTGACGGCCCGTTTGCTGGATCGCATCGGCAAAGGGGTACGAGGGGCGCCGCGCGATGCGCTGGTCGCCGACATCGCCCCGCCAGAGGCGCGTGGAGCGGCCTTCGGTCTGCGCCAGTCGCTCGACACCGTGGGCGCATTCCTCGGGCCGCTGTTGGCCGTCATCTTGATGCTGCTGTGGGTCGACAACTTCCGCGCCGTGTTCTGGGTGGCTGTCGTTCCCGGGCTCCTGGCCGTGTGCCTGTTGATGCTCGGTGTGCGGGAGCCGGATCATCATGTCGGTATGAAGCGTAACAACCCGATTCGCCGTGAGAACCTGAAGCGCTTGAGTGGCGCTTACTGGTGGGTGGTCGGGATTGGCGCGGTGTTTACGCTGGCGCGTTTCAGCGAGGCGTTCCTGGTGCTGCGTGCCCGGCAAGGAGGGATTCCCGTTGCCTATGTGCCGCTGGTGATGGTGGCCATGAATGGGGTGTATGCCGCCTCGGCTTACCCATTTGGTGAACTGTCCGACCGGGTGCGCCACTCGACGTTGTTGTCATGGGGTCTGATTGTGCTGATCGCGGCCGATTTGGTGCTGGCCGCGAATGACCATTGGCTAACCGTTGCCATTGGCGTGGCTCTTTGGGGTGTCCACATGGGGATGACACAAGGCTTGCTCGCCACCATGGTGGCGGACACCGCCCCTGCCGATCTCCGCGGTACGGCCTACGGCTTCTTCAACCTGGTCAGCGGCATCGCCATGCTGATGGCCAGTGCCGTTGCCGGGCTGCTATGGGACTCTCTGGGCGCTTCCTTCACTTTCTACGCGGGGAGCGGCTTTTGCCTGTTGGCTCTGGCCGGTCTCGCGGTGAAAGCCCGCCAGTTCTCCCGGACCCGAATGGTGTCGTGACATAGCGCTCATCCGTCGCCTCATCGTGGCGGCGGTTCTTGCCGCCTTCGCGCGGCCGTCAAGGCTTGACGCCGTTGGCGGCGAACCAGGCGAGCATGCGCGCCCAGCCGTCCCTGGCCGCTTCCGGGTGGTAACCTGGCCGGTAGTCGGCATTGAAACCATGCCCGGCGCCGGGGTAGACCACGATACGGCTCGCCGTGCCCTCCAGCGCCGCGCGCATCGCGTCGACCTGCGGCTTGCCGATACCGGTATCCTCCGCGCCGTAGAGTCCCAGCACCGGAATCCTGAGTTTCCCGGCGATATCGACCGGCTGCGTCGGCGCGAGCGCGGTGCGTTCACCGTCGAGCCGTCCGTACCAGGCGACGGCCGCCTTCACGGCCGCCTGCCGGGCCGCGTAAAGCCAGGTGATCCTGCCTCCCCAGCAAAATCCCGTGATGCCGGCCCGCCCGTCGTCCGCGCCGTGGGCGGCCGCCCAGGCGAGGGTGGCGTCAAGATCGGCCATCACCTGTTCATCGGGCACCCTGGCGACGATGCCCGACATCAGGGTCGGAATATCGTGGATCAGTGACGGATTGCCTTGTCGGAAATACAGCTCCGGCGCAATGGCGAAATACCCGGCATGGGCAAGACGCCGGCACAGGTCGCGGATGTGCGCGTGCACCCCGAAGATCTCCTGCACAACAAGAATGACCGGCAGCAGTCCCGATGGTTTGGCCGGGCGTGCGACATAGGCGGG is part of the Paludibacterium paludis genome and harbors:
- a CDS encoding histidine phosphatase family protein; the protein is MNDRQKVRVCMVRHGETAWNAERRLQGQTDIPLNITGEEQAERLARTLRHQGLSFDAVYSSDLSRALATARPVAQWQNLPLNTAPALRERHFGLFQGLTYEEAAERHPEAYARYARREPDFTPENGESLLAFQARVTGFMHACARQHPGQTLFIVCHGGVLDIAYRLATGMELSKKRDFTIPNAALNWLEYANGSWRLERWGDESHLAESLDEL
- the msrB gene encoding peptide-methionine (R)-S-oxide reductase MsrB → MSDKVTKSKEQWRAELPPEVYRVTREAGTERPFSGELYYRNDRGDYRCVCCDALLFRSDSKFDAGCGWPSFWEEALSGATVRIEDRSHGMVRTEVRCARCDAHLGHVFPDGPEPTGERYCINSVAMKFEGAVGK
- a CDS encoding TNT domain-containing protein, which translates into the protein MDSRHTQPNYGALGGNSPFTLLSGTKIDRFGSDFGSFLSPTGTSYGERALRPGTLRAPYSVFEVTSRLEVEAGTIAPWFGEVGMGTQYKLLGDSRVKDLLSSGQLKQIYRGPLNGYNH
- a CDS encoding deoxyguanosinetriphosphate triphosphohydrolase yields the protein MSAKNPMQWSDLLSSRRFKVRDGEVMPTRTPATEEGMPGLRTDFHIDHDRVVFSSAFRRLGRKTQVHPLAQNDHTHNRLTHSVEVASVGRSLGNRVGTMMQHAGLLPAGYTAHDIGAAVQVACLAHDIGNPPFGHTGEYALRDWFRAERNRHWLDGLGLAERRDIETYEGNAHGLRMLATLEMYVREGGMRLTSAALGCLLKYPWTSDKDEARERDKFNIYQTELPYFRAVADELGLIRKGETVWARHPLSYLMEAADDICYAILDLEDAVEIGILDVKEFEALFAGFAEYERVWSIHDIKQKCAMLRGIAVGRCVTEVADKFMLHHDSLLAGAFPAKDLINVCEPAIQRALLNAKELASNKVYRHRNKLVTELAAYPCLATLLDALVPAVAALETNGPGALTHRQRLALDLMNHDLVPDGSRYLAYMRVLDFVGAMTDNTAANLAREISGVGIL
- a CDS encoding IS3 family transposase (programmed frameshift), encoding MTNTNNKTDVLGPERRRRWSIEEKQAIVAESFMPGQSVSLVARRHGLNPNQLFKWRKLYQEGSLSAIAAGEEVVPASELASAIKQIRELQRLLGKKTMENEILKEAVDIARNKKVDCALTLIAGGRPVAPVCTSLGLARSNVIRRASRPVDWRDGRSCRSTDDSELVKEIQTAISPLPSYGYRRTWGLIRRQREAGNLPPVNVKRIYRIMRQHGLLLQRRLKQPGIPRRHEGRVAVTTSNRRWCSDGFEFRCDNGEKLRVVFAEDCCDREIISWTASTGGYTGDMVRDVMLEAVEKRGIQLGISPEVEWLSDNGSSYIAADTRRFAREIGLKPVTTPVCSPQSNGMAESMVKTLKRDYVGHMPKPDAHTAYRNLAMAIEHYNEFHPHRALKYRSPREFRRLAVSST
- a CDS encoding MFS transporter, translating into MPKPSATLGKMPAGIWILGFVSMLMDISSEMIHSLLPLFMVGTLGASAFMVGLIEGFAEATALIVKVFSGALSDYLGKRKGLAVFGYALGVLAKPLFAAAPGIGIVLTARLLDRIGKGVRGAPRDALVADIAPPEARGAAFGLRQSLDTVGAFLGPLLAVILMLLWVDNFRAVFWVAVVPGLLAVCLLMLGVREPDHHVGMKRNNPIRRENLKRLSGAYWWVVGIGAVFTLARFSEAFLVLRARQGGIPVAYVPLVMVAMNGVYAASAYPFGELSDRVRHSTLLSWGLIVLIAADLVLAANDHWLTVAIGVALWGVHMGMTQGLLATMVADTAPADLRGTAYGFFNLVSGIAMLMASAVAGLLWDSLGASFTFYAGSGFCLLALAGLAVKARQFSRTRMVS
- a CDS encoding helix-turn-helix transcriptional regulator, whose translation is MTTAERLLFLLKTRGPESAQILAKILGLTAMGVRKQLLLLEEKGLVASADERRGPGRPTRIWSLSAQGQRRFPDRHADLAVDLLRQLRAEFGEEGVARLVSARERQAECTAREALTGAADVEDKLGRLAAWRHADGYMAHVEREADGSWQLVEHHCPVAAAAGECGRLCESELALFRRLLGEGVEIDRTEHLMAGGRSCRYRVVVKV